One segment of Caloenas nicobarica isolate bCalNic1 unplaced genomic scaffold, bCalNic1.hap1 Scaffold_83, whole genome shotgun sequence DNA contains the following:
- the LOC136002949 gene encoding ral guanine nucleotide dissociation stimulator-like 1 has product MVTPRPLPAEPSGRAVGARERERECGAGGAGSSSACGHGRDAAPWATGAGGGSTECREKGVGGWSRVPSDGTGGNGLQLCRGSFRCWRRQRRRTPRRKTREEDVESLHSLEESLTKPTEEGVQTAERIEETPERIEESPSKIREGDVETPEHTEDSPSEIREEDAETPEHIEETPEHIEAGPSKITEEDAETPEHIEDTEDKPTEEDVETSQSLEDRDILEVKESTTEDGGEEVEEAAVDCDTLKRVQIQQTEDEGARWLGAEGDQLPVEHTVSADEMCKSRTLKAGTLEMLVETLLMAFEENDFTYISIFLSTYRAFASTSTVLELLLDRYGNLEVSSCEEAESQNSPESTTALRTAIASILQAWLDQCAEDFQEPPDYVCLMEVLDYLKRHMPGSDLEKRAQNLLEQFQKEELENDDGFHSLSPHNLDNEEELEISSPEEFSFFQEDLVAEQLTYMDATLFKKVVPQHCLGCIWSRREKTENKHLARSIRATISQFNAVANCVLSTVLRSKDLKTQQRAKILEKWIRIARECRILNNFSSSKAIVSALQSTSIYRLKKTWACVPKDIMLMFEELSDIFSECDNFSTSRELLMKVGMSLSCKACDRNQSRLIQHCSDGLQGVMQGTVPYLGTFLTDLVMLDTALQDYLEGGLINFEKRRREFEVIAQIKLLQSACNSYCMPPDEKFLQWFRRQQHLSDEESFRLSREIEAAAEKSVTSATTQKSVGKRFSLPFLGLGLSAHSTPVTAQPKPAPGGSSGDSSVTIVTASATAEEPQHKMSSPPLLPSHAKCSKKCPDSMTTTTSKEVPPVQPVYNQQKGDSCIIRTSLEDDRSGNIYKSILLTNQEKAPAVIQRAMEKHNLESGSADYELVQIISEAKELVIPPKANVFYAMNTQANLDFILRRKAAAKEEPAVNIC; this is encoded by the exons ATGGTGACGCCGCGGCCGTTGCCGGCGGAGCCGTCGGGGCGAGCGGTCGgggcgagagagagagagcggGAGTGCGGGGCTGGCGGAGccggcagcagctctgcctgcggCCACGGCCGGGACGCAGCGCCAT GGGCCACGGGGGCAGGGGGCGGCAGCACCGAATGCCGAGAGAAGGGTGTTGGTGGCTGGTCCCGAGTGCCGAGTGACGGGACGGGAGGAAACGGCCTCCAGCTGTGCCGGGGGAGCTTCAG ATGTTGGAGGAGACAAAGGAGGAGGACACCCCGGAGGAAGACACGCGAGGAAGACGTGGAGTCTCTGCACAGCCTTGAGGAGAGTCTGACCAAGCCAACGGAGGAAGGTGTGCAGACAGCAGAGCGCATTGAGGAGACTCCAGAGCGCATTGAGGAGAGTCCAAGCAAGATTAGAGAGGGAGATGTGGAAACTCCAGAGCACACTGAGGACAGTCCAAGCGAGATAAGAGAGGAAGACGCAGAGACTCCAGAGCATATTGAGGAGACTCCAGAGCACATCGAGGCTGGTCCAAGCAAGATAACAGAGGAAGACGCAGAGACTCCAGAGCACATTGAGGACACTGAGGACAAGCCAACTGAAGAAGATGTGGAGACTTCACAGAGCCTGGAAGACA GGGATATTTTAGAGGTAAAGgag AGCACAACTGAGGATGGAGgtgaagaagtagaagaagcaGCTGTTGACTGTGACACCCTGAAAAGAGTGCAGATCCAGCAGACTGAGGATGAAGGAGCAAGATGGCTCGGG GCTGAAGGGGACCAGTTACCTGTAGAACACACTGTCAGCGCGGACGAGATGTGCAAAAGCAGGACCCTGAAAGCTGGCACTTTGGAAATGCTTGTGGAGACCCTTCTGATGGCCTTTGAGGAGAATGATTTTACATACATCAGCATCTTCCTCTCCACATACAGGGCCTTTGCTTCCACCAGCACAGTCCTGGAACTGCTCCTGGA cagatatGGAAACCTGGAGGTCTCAAGCTGTGAAGAAGCTGAAAGCCAGAATTCCCCCGAATCCACCACAGCGCTCAGGAC TGCGATCGCATCGATTTTACAAGCCTGGCTCGATCAGTGCGCCGAGGATTTCCAAGAGCCGCCGGACTACGTGTGTCTGATGGAGGTGCTGGATTATCTGAAGAGACACATGCCCGGCTCTGACCTGGAGAAGAGAGCGCAGAACCTATTGGAGCAGTTCCAGAAAGAAGAACTGGAGAATGATG ACGGGTTCCACAGCCTTTCTCCCCATAACCTGGACAATGAAGAGGAACTGGAGATCAGCAGTCCAGAAGAATTCTCTTTCTTCCAAGAAGACCTTGTGGCAGAACAGCTGACATACATGGACGCG ACACTCTTCAAGAAAGTTGTGCCCCAGCACTGTCTGGGCTGCATCTGGTCCCGaagggagaagacagagaaCAAGCACCTGGCCCGGAGCATCAGAGCCACCATCTCGCAGTTCAACGCCGTCGCCAACTGCGTGCTCAGCACCGTTCTGAGGAGCAAAGacctgaaaacacagcaaagagccaAGATCTTGGAGAAGTGGATTCGCATCGCACGT GAATGCAGGATCCTCAACaacttctcctcctccaaggCCATCGTTTCAGCACTGCAGTCCACCTCCATCTATCGCCTGAAGAAGACCTGGGCCTGTGTTCCAAA GGACATAATGCTGATGTTTGAAGAGCTGTCCGACATCTTCTCTGAGTGCGACAACTTTTCGAcaagcagggagctgctgatgaaggtgggaatgagtttgaGTTGCAAGGCTTGTGATCGCAATCAAAGCCGA TTAATCCAGCATTGCTCTGATGGTTTGCAGGGAGTCATGCAGGGCACGGTACCTTACCTTGGTACCTTCCTCACAGATCTGGTGATGCTGGACACAGCCCTTCAGGACTATCTCGAG gGCGGGCTGATCAATTTTGAGAAGAGGCGAAGG gaATTTGAAGTAATCGCCCAAATTAAGCTCTTGCAGTCTGCGTGTAACAGCTATTGCATGCCACCAGATGAAAAATTCCTGCAGTGGTTTAGGAGGCAGCAGCATTTAAGTGATGAGGAGAG TTTCCGCCTTTCCCGTGAAattgaagcagctgctgagaagagtGTCACATCGGCCACAACTCAGAAGAGCGTGGGGAAGAGATTCAGCCT GCCGTTCCTGGGCTTGGGGCTGAGCGCCCACAGCACACCCGTCACAGCGCAGCCCAAACCCGCTCCGggtgggagctctggggacagcagcgtCACAATCGTCACTGCCAGCGCCACTGCAGAGGAGCCTCAGCACAAG ATGTCGTCCCCTCCCTTGCTACCATCTCATGCCAAGTGCTCCAAGAAGTGCCCCGACTCCATGACAACCACCACATCAAAAGAAGTGCCTCCAGTGCAGCCAGTTTACAACCAGCAGAAGGGAGACAGCTGCATCATCCGGACCAGCCTGGAAGATGACAGAAGTGGCAACATCTACAAGAGCATCCTG CTAACAAACCAAGAGAAGGCTCCTGCTGTCATCCAGAGAGCCATGGAGAAGCACAACCTGGAGTCTGGCTCAGCTGATTACGAGCTGGTACAGATCATCTCCGAGGCCAaag AGCTGGTGATCCCACCCAAGGCGAACGTGTTCTACGCCATGAACACCCAGGCCAACTTGGATTTCATCCTGAGGAGGAAAGCTGCAGCAAAGGAGGAGCCTGCCGTTAATATATGTTGA